Sequence from the Fragaria vesca subsp. vesca linkage group LG4, FraVesHawaii_1.0, whole genome shotgun sequence genome:
CTGGATTAATTTTTTTTTCTTTGAAGAAAAAGAGGCAGATGATGATCATACTTTCTAGTAAATGAGTTTCAAATCAAATGGAAACCATTACCTTCCTGTTAATTGTATTCCAAAATGAGAGTAGGTAATCATCAATTTTCATTTATGTTTTTAATAAATAGATTTCTGTTGTAAATATTATAATATATGTGGATGTCCTTGTAAATACTCATTAGTTATGTCCTTAATATGTAAATCATACTCCTATATAAAGAAGCCTAATGAGAATGAAAGTGACACTTCTTCCTCCTCCTACATTTTGTTCTTCTCTTTTCTCTCTATCTTATTCTTAGTTTATAACACGTTATCAGCACGTTTTCGCTCATTCGTTCCATAAAATCCATGACGATCTATGAGATATTGGTGCAACTTTTGTTGCTTATTATTCATACTCACGATCTATGAGTTCACTTCTATTTTGATTATATCTTGTCTACATATATACTTTGTTTATATTACTCAACTCTATGTTTACAATTGCTTATATTAGTGAGCCTGAAGTTTCGCTAATAATTCTCAAATATAAACTTTTTGAGATTATGAACCTGAAGTTCAAATACTACAGTAGACTTGCAATTCTAATTGTTTGTATAAACCTGAAGTTTTGTGCATGTACATATGATCCATTGTTCACAAAATTCGAACCTAAAGTTTCAATATTGATATTACTTTCATATGAACATGAAGTTCTAAACAACATAATTAGGTCCATGATGATCGATGTGGTCTTGAAAAAGAGTCTGAAAGACATGTATCTAACGGTGAAATATCCGTTTGAGTTTTGCCAAACATCGGTTGATCAGTTACCAAGAGTATGATATGAATGGGCGCTTTTGCGCCTTCTAATATGAATCATGATATGGCTATAGTTATGGCTTAACCATTTTCGGCCCATTGACGCATGCCCTATAATTTAATGGCAATTTACAAAGCCCTCTTTGAACGGTAATAAGACCAAAATTAATCATATTAATCAGTCTCTTGGAAAATCTGAGCCATGAGTGGATGTCACTTCACCCAAGTTGATAATGTTTTTGTGGCTAAATTGAAATGTTAAAGACATGATCAATGGGGGTGTTCTTAACACCGATTAATATTAAGCCTATCATAATGGTATTTTGGACACTGAGTTATTGTGATTGATATGAGTGCCTTAAATTAAGGTTATTATACGAGTGTATATGGTTAATTTGCTTCCCAATAAGTGCACATAAATATTTTTCAGGTCATTAATCTAGTAATCAAATGTCTTTGTTCACAATTATGTGCACCATTTACAAGCATTTATATATACTAAATTTCAGCTGTTAATAACATGGAAATTCATCGGTTTCTTTATGCGGTTTTGCCTATTAACAGCCCAAAACATCATCATTCTTAGGTTTTGAATTATATGTATATTAATTACATTTTATTGGTTTCATTACCTAGCCTAGATGGATGTTTCCATAATAAGTAGTAGTTTTGGAATTTTATGACCATTGATAACCTCTATTTATTGTTTTATCAATTCAGGTCTAGTAATTGGTTTTTTACAGCCTCTTTGTTGTGGTATTAGTCTTTCATGAAACTTATTGTTTCCATAATATCAGATTTATTAAAGGGACTAAGGTATGTATTTTCCCATTTCGTTATTTGCATGAATTTAATCTATTCATTTCACGACATTCTTCGTTTTATGAATTCCGAGAGAATTACAGTGAACTCCATAATTGAGACCTGAAGCCTCTTTATCTCACTATAGAGGGCCTGAAGTTCCTCACGAGTAATATGATAAGTGGGGAGATGTAGGGTATCATAGTAATACCATGGACATAAATGAAGGACATAAGAGGTGTTCTCCCGTGACTATGTTTCTCGGTCCTTTGTAGGCTGAGACTTCCTCGCTTTATACTTGAGTGGAAAGATTAGAGGTTCTGATAGAAAAATGGCACATATATTGTTGTCTTTCCTCTACCGGTTGCATCTTTTGTGATGTTGTCCAGAGTATCTGACCACTGGCAAGATGTTTTTGCTAGAAATCTGACTACCGGTAGTTTTTTCCCAATCACTCATCTTATTGAAAGATGGTCCTTATGTATATTTATGAGAATTGGAGGAAACACGTAGCTATTTAAGCTCTGCATGTACCCATTGCAAATACACTCATTGTGCATGTCATGAGAATATGACTAATTCGGCCCACATATATTGAAGAAACAATATCATGGTATGAGATTATGAAATTCAAGTATGTTTTATTTTTCTTAACCTTATTCGGTTTTGTAATTAAAATTGATCAAAACCTGGAGTTTCATGATCAAACTATATGAGGGCCTGAAGTTCTTTGAAAATGATATTGTCAAATTATTGAAATGAAGTTTCTCAAAACTTATGTAATCAACAAGGACCAGAAGCTCCTTAGAGCTATACAATATGGTTTTCTTGTGATCCACAATTATATGAGAGCATGAAGCTCTAATTTATTTTGATACAATGTTATTGTGAAATTAGAGGAGAGAAACAAGATTATCATATTCATGAAGGTAACTAGACCAGAAGTTCTTGTACTTCTTTACCAATGGAACTATAAGTTTCCATTCTCACATTTTACTTATCCTTGTTCCTTATCATTTTAGAGTTTGTTAATTATTTTCCTCGTCTAAATTTTATTGTTACTCATACGGGCCAACAACTTTATAGCACGAACATATGAATTTCAAATGTCATGTTTTTGAACCAGAAGTTCAAATTACTGAATTATAAGAATTCCAGATAACGTGTAAATTAAAAGCTCAAGCCCGAAGCTGAGTATGTAAATTAAATTAGTGAACTTAAAGTTTCAATTCAGTTCAGTTATCTGGAACCTGAAGTTTCCGGCACCAAATTTATTTGAACTAGAAGTTCAACATATGAAATTTGAGTACTTGAAGTTCTAACATTATAAATTTGAACTTGAAGATTCGATTACACATATGATTGATGGCTCCGGAAGAGCACATAATATCCCCTCTTTACAAGAAGTGGTTTTAATATGGTTCCAGAATTTGTATTGAGATCCCACATCGCCCGAAGGAGGGGAGGAGATGTGTTGCAAACATACCTCCCCATAGTGAGACTAATTTTGGGTTGGCAACTTAAGCACAAAATTGTAAAGCGAGCGAGATCCAAAATGGACAGTATCTCGCTATGTCGCCTATTACGTGTGTTAAATTCTACAAAATAGTGAGACACATAATGTCATGAACCAGAAGTTCATTGAACCAAATTAATTATTTTGGCATGACTAGTTACATCATATTTTACCTACAGTGTTGTTTGAAATTAGTAACAACGTACTTTTGATGCCTGCTAGCTAACGCTACTAATAGAAAATTGTTTATTTGCTACATTTTTTTTTTGTTGGTGTGTCACTTTAATGAGACACTTCTCTTGTTATGAAAGGGAGAAAGATTGTTCCTGAAAAACAATATGAATTGTTGTGGAATATTTACCTATTGTCTCATTTTGAGCTTAAGGAATATCACAGCTAGTAACTTAATAAAAAATATTAATGACAAAATTATATGTTAGCGGAAGAAGATTTACTTGGGTAAAATCCCTAAGACCAACCATATTAACAAAAATAACCTTGCCCCCATTTGATTTGTGAGAAGAATGAGAATCTAAGTGACATGGTTCTCCTAACGAGAATGTCATTAAAAATGTCCGAGTTCCTAATATGGCGGCTACAATATTACACATACAAAGGTTAAAAGTACACCATCAGAGGATGATATCTTGGGGATACAATTATACATCAATATGGTTGATACTCATGAATTTAATATTTTTTGACCTTAAACTTGGTTTGGGTTTGCCACCAGTAAATGGACATCTACACTCGAAAGGAAGTGATATACATTTAAACGCATTTTTATGCATGGTCAAAATAAGACAGTGTTCCCGCCGTTAGGGGGAGAGAAAAGACTACTGTCATTTGAATAACGGCGTGAATTTGGAGTGGAATGTATCCACCAGGTCTAAAGTTTTAAGCTCCTGAAAATGGAAGATTATACATGTCCTATAATGTTTTATGATATTATGAATATAGATCCACATTCGCTAGATATAATTCATTTATGAGAGATGTTTGTCGTAGAAGTGACAATATTTGCCCCAGAAGTGGCATGGGTACCCAATATTAATAAGCTCATAATAGCTAATGCATGCATATAAGAATGTGTGAGATCTATGAATGATGATCATCGATGAAAATTTACATATGATAGCTACCAAAGACCGTTAAGGACTGTATGATCCAATACCATGTTTCATTATGAATGTCGACAATGCGTATTATTGGCCAAATTGGATAGAGGCAATTCCAATTAACTGAATATATGAAACGTGATGAGATAATTAGACCTTTAACCCTGCATGATTTAAAAGGGTATTAATCACAGTGAAAATAAATCACTATATATGACACAATGTCTACAAGACACATGGGGATTACAAATATCTTTCCTTATACGTGACAATTTTATGTAAGTACAGTGTTATATATAGTTATTGACAAGAGACTTACGGCAGTTGTCATCGTATATTATAAAGATCTTAAAAGACTTTGCTAAAAGCAAAACCCCAAAAGTACAGCGTCATCATAAGCGTATCGCATATCAAATCTTTAAATGATCCAAGTACATGAATGATTCAAACGTAAATCGATTCATGAATACTTGAGAGAGTCTGAATATGAGATTGCTTATCGCTTAAGGAAAATGACGTAATGTGCCTTATACATGCAAACACAACTCCCATTAGTGAGACGTGCATGTCTTGGGTTGGAACCTAAGAAGCCCAAGAAGAAAGCCATGAGGGGGAGGCCCAAAGGCTATCATATCTAGTTATGTTGGGCTATTAAACTAAAGTTAACTCATGCAATCGATAGTCTAAAGCTAGCTCATATATATTCATTCTGTTATAGTTAACGTGATCAAAATTGCCTCAATGAGTATTATGATTGGACTACAAAACCGAATTCAGATTATGTTGCTACATATTCTAACTTTCGCGAAGTTATGAATTGCTTAAAGCTCTTGAAGAGCATATATGAGATGTATCAATCAATAAACGAAGATATTGATATGACTGGCTAGCTAGATATGCCATGCTAATCTTCCAATGGTTTTGAACCATACATAGTAATGTGTTAATTAGCTTGTACTGCTTAGTTATTACATAATGTATGAATTTGAACATGTGAGGTTGTTTCTAACATTATAACATGAGGTAAGACCTATTAAATTGTATAGCTCTTGCAGGTATGAAAATCTTATGATGAGCCCCTGTATGCAAAACGAACAATATCTCACTTCAGTGATAGACAAATCAAACTGCTATTTACTGTACATGAAACTTGCAACAATCAGGGGGAGAACTCATCAGGGGGAGCATCCAGAAGTATGATATCTAGGACATATGCGCGTTGCACTCTTTTTCTCCTTCGACCAGAGTTGTTTTTTCCCACAGGGTTTTTATTACCTGGCAAGGTTTTTAACGAGACAACACTAAGCACGTCCAACATTAGATTATTAATGGACATCCAAGGGAGAGTGTTGTAAATATTATAATATATGTGGATGTCCTTGTAAATACTCATTAGTTATGTCCTTAATATGTAAATCATACTCTTATATAAAGGAGCCTAATGAGAATGAAAGTGACACTTCTTCCTCCTCCTACATTTTGTTCTTCTCTTTTCTCTCTATCTCATTCTTAGTTTATAACAATTTCATTAATTGATTTAAGAAAAAGAAAAGAAATTATTTTTAGTTTTTATGACTAATCTCAACCGTTAGTTGTTATTAGATCTAATGGTTGATATTCTGGTTATAATTTTAATTATAATCTTGTATGCCACGGATCCGCCCCATGAAATTTATATCTATTATCTATTGATATGATAGTAATCCTCAACTAGATTTGATATATTAAAATCGTTTCGGAACAATCGTTTTATCTATATTATCGAATGTCTTTCTCAATAAATGATTTCTTTTTTTTTTGAAATCAATAAATCATTTCTTCTAAAAACAATACCAAAAATATAGACTAACTAAATTAACAGTACATAATTCAAACAAAAAAAGTTGACTTAGGAGGTTGTGTATTAGGAGGTTGAATCACCATTATTATTACTAATAACACAGCTTTCACACATTAATTTTGCCTCACAGACAATACTCAACTTCATAGTGCCATTAGGAGGTTGTATCCGATCCATTTGATCCAACAAACAACTCGTCACTTCGGTAGGCCAAACAAGGCACATATTGTCGATGGATCAACCAAGGTAAACAAAGTGTGCATATGGAGATCAAGCTGAGCTCATCTAACCAACAAGAGACAGGAATTCATTACTGACGTACCGTCATATATGTAGTTAAATATAAAAAATGATAATATAAAAAATAAAATGTAAATATGTAAACAAATTGGAGACCTTAGTCGAAGCTCGAGCCCAGGCTCGAACATCTCAAATTTTTTTCTTTTTTTTTAATAAAAGGCTAGTTCAAACCTTAATTAATGAAATTGTGAAATACAAGGAAAGAAAAGACATTAGCCTTGACCTCTTATTACAAAGATTTGATATATTATCATGAATCTTTACAAAATAATCTGATTTCCTGATTCAATAGAAACTTACCGGAAGAGATTGAGGGCAAATCCGTATTTTACGACAATCAAAGCTAGGGTTTTTGCCCCGTATCCCTATATAAAAAGGCAAACACACGAAGCCGTGGTACCCAAATTCTCCCAGACTGAAAACGCAGACCAACCCAAATTCGCCATGGGAGTTTTCACCTTCGTCGTCAAGAACTCAGGAGGAGAATGGAAAGCGAAGCAGCACGAGGGCGAACTCGAGGCCTGTGCTCCTTCCTCCTACGAGCTCCAGAGGAAGCTCGTCCAGGCCGCTCTCTCTTCTGACAGCTCCGGCGGCGTTCAGAGCTCATACTCTCCCGTCACTCCTTCCTCTGCTGTCTTCCAGGTCCGATCCTAATCTGATCTCTTTGTTTGCTCTATGGCTTTGATTTCTCTCATCTGTCTTGTATTGGATCTGGTTCTGGTTCTGAATGCGCTGGCCATAAAATTAAATTGATGATATATAATGCTTGATTCCTATTGAAATAAGCTAGAAAATAGTTCACGATTCTGTTTTTTTTTTTTAACGATTAAAGTCGTCGAATAAACGGTTTAGGTTCGGTGCCTAAATTTTTTTAGTTTAGGAAAGCTAGTAAAGTTTCGGAACTGTCACCTAAATTTAAGATGTATTCGGATGTCTGTTCCAGTTATATACTGCGGTGTTATATGTTTGTTAGTGCTGACCTGTTGGCTAAGCATTTGAACCGATTAGTTAACAGATGATTGGAGGGGAAAGCTAGTGTTTTTTGTGCATTTGTGATCGGTTGGAATAGTGTAGGGATTTTAACTATGTTTCTTTACTGCAGGTGATCATTGGTGGTGGTGGCGGTGGTGGTGCCTTCATTGGTGGAGGTGCTGCCACAGCTCCAGCAGGTGGTGCAGCAGCTACTGCAGAGGCTCCCCCAGCTGAGGAGAAGAAGGAAGAGAAGGAGGAGAGTGATGATGACATGGGATTCTCTCTCTTTGATTAAGTCTCTAGTCGTAGTAACTTGGTTGCTTTCAAGTCAGTACAATATGTCCCAGTTTTTCTAGTCTCACCTTTCAATTTGCACCTATCGTTGGATCATTGTGAATTGCTTGGATGAGAGTACAAGACATGATGAGTTTTGTTTGAGATCCTTAACTATTTTTAAATGACAGTGTTTAGAGTGTTGTTGCCTTGTTTCTGAATTTCTCAACTTTTAATGTTGTTTTATTTCTACCTTCAACTACTATCCCTTCTACTTTATCTTGTGCGGAACAAAGCACCATATCTTGGTTCCCGCTAATAAAGATTTTGTGCTATTAGCCTAGAATCAAAAACGGTGTACCAGACTTGCAGTTCCTTTTCCTTTTGTGTAGGGAAAAGTATATTCTGCCCTAAGTCAGTAAGTTGAATGCCTGTCGGTTAGGTTATAGTGATGGGAATAACCCTCTTGTTATAACTTTATAACCTTGAGTATCCAATAATGGGAAAAGTTACTTCAGACCATGTTGCTTAAATAGTTGGTCTTTTGACTCTCTTTTTGCAGCAAGTCTGTAGTTGATAAGCTCTGTGAAAGTCTCAGCAGTATATAGCTGACTGGAAAATATCATAGACTGCGCAGAACAACTAAACTCCCACTGTTTCAGTCAGTCAGATCATCTCCGATGCCAATGGTAAGGAAACACAATGAATGGAGTTGCCTACTATGCCTAAGAATTGCAGAGTTGATATATTGATAAAAAAAACTTTGGAGTTGTGACAAACCTACCTGAACAAAACAGTTTCCTGGAATCAAAATAGTGTTGGTACGACATGCCAATGGGGACTCTACTGCATGCTTTGATCAAATTCTAAACTATGTTGTCGATGAGGGCTAGAACAAATGGACGTATAATGCTACTTGCCCTCAGTTGTGTCTATGATTTCAAGACTACTGATCATCCTTTTTTGTGGGTTGACAAGTGTTCTTTGATCTTATTAGTTTGACAAAATCTTATCCGACTCCTTTGCTCGAAATTTTGGTGAATATCCCTTGGTCTAGGCTATGCCATGTATTTTGAAGTCATATCAAGAAGAGCGCGCTGTGTTTGATGAAATGTCTATTTGATGTTGTTTGTTGTCTGTTTAAAAACCGCATCAATCCTGAATCAACTGCCAAAGAGCTTCACGCTGTCAATCCATCTTGCATTATCAACCACTGGAATTGTAGATGCTTTAGACCTTTAAGGCCAGTAGACCTCAGTGCCAGTAGAGTTGAGATCTTTGCAGAAGCTGTTAATAATAGAGTGAATAAGATGATGTAAAGAACCATGATTGGTCTCAAACTTTCAACAATGATTTACCAGAATCAGATACTGCTTGTCCCTTTTCAAGAACAGAATAATCAAATGATTTCATCTTTTAAACCAAAAACAGTGAGTTAAGTAAATTGATAATGTTTACTTGGTTGCAGAATAGATAGTGTCATATACATGTGGTTGCAGAACTTGATCAGTTACATTTCAATATTTCTGTCCACTTCATGGGCTAGTAAGTTTCTCCAATTTGATTTGCTGTAGTCTTGCCACGTTGAGCACAATGTGTTCAATGGATGTCCATGTCATGTTCTTTGCCTCAAATATGGAAGTGGCGCGGCGCCACAACATATTGCAACATTAAGTTCATACTTGATAATTTCCATGGTCCTTGATTCCTTAATCCTTATTATGCCATGGAGAAAATACTCTGCAGTTCTTTCTTGAATGTCAAAAGACCCTTACTGCTACTACTTGTTCTTCTATTTCTAGTGTTGAATTGTTGAGCTGGATTAAACCTGGTATTGGCTATTATGAACCGAATGTCGGTGGTTCAAGGTCCAGAGAGGGCATTCTTGGCTCTGGTCCATCTGGTGTAGTAATTAGAAATAGCAATGGTCAATGGCAATTTGTTTTTGTGCTTAATAGTTGGTCATGGTGAGGTCTTGCAGGCAGAAGTGCATGGGGTTTAATTTACTGGCATTCGCATTGCTATTGAACTAATTAAGTGAAAGTAAGCTTGAGGTCGAATCGGATTCAGATATCCTAATTAACCTTCTAGATAGGGCTGGCTCAGAGTTACATCCTCTTGGTGTAGCTCTTGTTTTGCAGCAAACTCATGGATTCCTTCTATAGCTAACTGTTTAGTCACTCACACTGAATATGGTTACAGATGACTGGCAATCGCGAGGAGAAGCATTGATCAGTATTAGGGGTTGCAGGCTTCCTAATAAATCAAGCCTCGTTGTCCAGATTGCTTGATGATCTTGATGGCCTTGTAAGGCCTAGAGCTGTTGCCACAGCCATTTCGTAGTTTGTTTTCATTTTGTTTCCTTTCTAGGCCTCTTCCTCAGTAGTTGCTCCCCACAGTCTTCTTCTTTTCTTTTTTTTTNTTTTTTTNNNNNNNNNNNNNNNNNNNNNTTTTTTTAGAAGAGCTCCCATAGTCCCATTGTACTCTTTAAACATTTCGGTTTCTGTTCTAGGATATTCCAAATGTGTGTCTTGGTCTTATGCCATCAGGATATGTAGTTTGAATATGACTATATATTCTTTATCATTACATTATTAGTATTTTGTAATTCCCTATATAAATGGCTTCTATCAATGAATAAGATGATGATTCTCTTGCTATCTCATTCCCTACAGTTTATATTTCATTATGTTATCATGCACTTTGTTCTAATCCTAGAGCTAATAACTTACCATTTGTTTTCCGAAACCCTAAAAAGAGTTTTTCGGCTTTTCTGTCCAACCGCTACCGCCGCCCGTTTTCCCGGCCGCCGTTCGACATCACCGGCTGCCAATCCCTTGGCCGCCGCCCCCGCCCGTCAATGATTTTTGGTTTCCTCCGACTACAATTTTCGACAAAGTGTTTGAAGTTTCGAAATGTATGTTTTGAAACCTTAAACTTTTCCAAGTTCAATAACTCCGGGAGGATAAAGTCTTTTTCTCATTTCTCCATCTCCATTCTATGCATGGGATTTTGTGCGTGCAGGTAAAAATCCCAGAATTTTGATTCGCAGGTCCAAAAGTTGTGTTGGATCAACTCTTTGGTTATATATATATAAATATATATATATATATATTTATATATACAGCAAGCTTCCTCTAAGGGATCCCTTTTTTGGGGTTATATGAGGGATTAAGGATTACACCAACTTTTCGATCACCATTTCCAATCTTAACCGTTCAATCTCTTCATATATATGAGTGGATCATTTCTGGAAAGTTACATTTCAATTGGTGATCGTTGAGGTGCTCAAAACTGCGATTTGCATGAACGGTTCAAATCTGCCAGATTTGAACCGTCTATTGATTTAAGTTAGATCAAAGTCTTAACGATCACCAATTGGGATGAAAATTTCCAGAAATGATCCACTCATANNNNNNNNNNNNNNNNNNNNNNNNNNNNNNNNNNNNNNNNNNNNNNNNNNNNNNNNNNNNNNNNNNNNNNNNNNNNNNNNNNNNNNNNNNNNNNNNNNNNNNNNNNNNNNNNNNNNNNNNNNNNNNNNNNNNNNNNNNNNNNNNNNNNNNNNNNNNNNNNCTGTATATATATATATTATATATATATATATATATATATATATATATATTCTCTGAATTGTGTTTGATCAATTTGCGGCTTTTTCGGATTGTGTGTGATCAATCCGAATGACAAACCATTAAAAGCATCGTTTGTGACCTCTATCGAGTCTCATAACAGCTTGGTTTTGTATGTAAGAGCAATGTCGTATTCTGCTCATTTGAGTTTTGACGTACTCAATGCCTAAGGCGAATCTTTGCTTGGTATCTGTGGAACCTTTCATTGGAAATGATTAACCCACATATTTTGACCCTAAGGCTAACAAAAACCTATGCTGAGATTTAAAGTCTCTCGCGCTCAAGTCTTTGACGCGCCACATTGACAAAAACCTTCAACGACAATCTGTGCAAAAAGTAATTACCACAAAGTACTGTGGAATGCACTTATAAAGTGTTTCTTGAAACGTCGCTTTAACTAGTCAAGTGGATTGTTTACCACCTTTTTTTTTACTACACATTGTCGGTGAAATTTTGTGGCATCATGATCCATAATCTTTAACGGATTCGATCATCATCAACCCCTCTAGGTCCTCAAAGTTGGTTTGGAATTACTAACGATGCTTGATTTTGATCATTATGATGCAAACGGGAATTGTATAAACGCTAATAAGATAACATGAAAACAATATTGGTCACGGTAACGACAGAAAAAGCCACACCGTTGTCTAGAAAAGACGGGGAGGTGCCACCGGCCTTAATGGCAACACTCCCGATCTAGACACCAATCTGTCAAAACTACTCATGCTAGCTCCGAACAATGCAACCGTGTAGATCTCCAGATCACTGGTTGAGGAGTTGTCAAGCTCATCCTCAAATTGTGAATGCATACAAAAATGTACGAAAAATCAATATGAGGACAATAATGCTATCCTTATGATCGCGGATTTCAAATATTTGGATCCATCTCTAGATGCCCCTGACTTTGATATTATCGGCTAGACATTGATTTTCTTTCCAAGCTATATCTAATAAGACGTCGTATTGATGTCCTTAATTAGCTTATTCGAGACCTCGATGTATTGACATCAGCAATAATGAATGTCTTGAGATTTTTTTGAAGTTATGAAACTATTCTCCTCTTATGGTTCGTATTGATTTACAATCAAGATATACACTTACATCGTCCTTAGAGACATGACATATTGTGCCGATTTTGGTCCCTTCCTTTGAAGGTGACACACAGCACCGAATCCTCAAGGAGGATCGCCCACGTGTTTTCGGTTAAGTCTTTTACCCTATATAGGATTTTTCATCATCAATTGTTCAACTAGGCTCATCCAAGCTTAGTGTGATGTCATAGAATTGTCCGAAATTAAGGAGATAGTGGTTTCAAATGTGTCTCACACTACCGACCCTCAACGGACATGTTTGGTCATGCTGACTTGGAGTTACCAAAATCTTTTGATTTTGGATCCCCCTACGCTATTAAGCCAATTGCCGTCTTGTAAAAGACGTTGAAGACTTATCAAAACAGGACAATCATCATCATGATCGAATCCTCTAGGTCCTTTGAGTTAGTTTATGTTCATGTCAAGGAGCTTTTGCTAACTAGTCATAGAGTTTACGACCTTGGAATGACCGAAAGAACTTGATTTTGATCATATACATGTCATTTTGGCTTCGACTTATGCCCACATTGACACGACCCACCCTGAATTTCACCCTGAAACCCGGAGTAAGTCGTGCGGGGACCACCTCCAAGGAAAATTTAATGAAAAGATTTAAGAAAATCTCCCTTGCAGATAGACAACCCTAACTCGAAAATTCCAAATTACACTCTTAAATCAACACTTCCAAACATCACATAATTATCCTTCAGAAATTCTACACATAATATACAATAATCCCAAAGTATTCAGAGCTACTAAACACAAGCGGAAGCAAGAAAACACGAGTAGGTTGAACAAGTAACCTACTGACGAAAACTGGCAGAAATGCGGGTGACTATGCCTCGCCTCCTACTAGATCCAACCCGAACTCTGCAGACTGGGCAATTTAAACGAAGGGCCCAGGGGAAAACATTTAATAACGTTAGAGTGAGTGGACAAAAATAAAATAATAAATNNNNNNNNNNNNNNNNNNNNTCATAAAATATCGAGCCTCTCAGACTCTATAATATATGTATGTATTTACACTCGTCCATACTCCCTATATAAATTCATGGGTCTATATAGGGCTACTACGCTCGCGTCCAACGCTCACGTCACGCCTTAATGCGGTGCTTCACTACGCCATCAAGGTGGACAGACGAGTGT
This genomic interval carries:
- the LOC101313202 gene encoding 60S acidic ribosomal protein P3-like, translated to MGVFTFVVKNSGGEWKAKQHEGELEACAPSSYELQRKLVQAALSSDSSGGVQSSYSPVTPSSAVFQVIIGGGGGGGAFIGGGAATAPAGGAAATAEAPPAEEKKEEKEESDDDMGFSLFD